In Sulfitobacter sp. LCG007, the sequence TATCAAGTCTATCGCATTGATGGCTCAGGGCCTGAATACTCGAGTGAACTTCAAAACATCGTGTCGAAGCCCGGAAAGAAGCTTTTCGTGGTCGATGATGCGATCCGATACACTCGGCAAATATCATTGATAGGGAGCCACTTGACGAGTGACTGTGGGTTGGTCTTAAGCAACTTCAATAGCTTCAACCGTATCGGCGTTAGAGACCTTCGTGAAGTTTCTCATGGCCAAATTTTTGAAGTTTCTGTCGACAAGATGACTCGCGCCGAAATAGTCCAGTGGCGAAAATACTTGGACAGCTGGGGCCTTTGGGGTGATCGGTTGGCCGGCCTGTCAGGTAGTGAGAAAGAAGATTACTTGACATCTCAGTGCGGCTCCGAGATTCGATCGACCGTCGTTGGGATCTACAAAGAATCCAATGTTGCTCATCGAATTTCTGGTATGATCGACTACTTCCTCAACTCAAAGGGCGGAAGGAATAAGATCGAGGCATTCATTGGGGCTGTCATTTGCTCATTGGTGAATAGGCATGTGGAATGGAGAAATGTAGTGGATTGGCTTCAGGTCGATGAGGCTGCGTTTATATCGGACATCACTGAAAGTCCCATTGTGAATATACTAGTTCAACGCAATGGTGAGTTCGCCCCCCCTTCGAAGCAACTGGCTCGGCACTTTCTGGAGGCTGGCTCGCTCAAGTCTATCTCTAAGGATGATATCTCTGATGCGTATGTTAAGATAGTATTGGGAACTGCACGACAAATTGGCGACACCAGGAAGTCAGGAGATGCTCGAGAGAATCTAAAGGAGCTTATGAGATTTAGAATCTTAAGCCTTCTTTTCGGGGATGACCACGACTCTCTCAGCTTAATTTCTTCAATATATAACAAGTTAGCGGCGGATCCGGAGATACAGAAAAGGGATCAGTTTTGGCTTCAATTTGCAATGTCCCGTATGGCAGATGAAGACATTGACCTTGCTGAGATATACCTAAAAAATGCAATAGGAATCGCGAAGGGGCACGGACACGACTGGGATACGAAGCAAATAGACGATCAGTTTGCGAGACTGTGGCTGCATAAATCTTTGCGATCCGAACAACCAAATACCACCGAACTACATGGTGCTGTGAAGTATCTCATAAAGTCCCTTAAAGACTCACCTGATGATGCCATCTACCCGCTAAGGTCGCTTAAATTGATTGAGCCTGCGCTGGAACGGCATGTCGATATAATCCCTGGGGAACTTCTTATTCTTTTTCGGGAATTGTTTGATTTGATGAGACCTGCCATTGGGAAGACGGGTAAGGTTGTTGGCGCAGAAAGAGGTGAAACAGACGTCTTGAGGAAACACTTGCAAAGATCGACGTTGATCTTGAACTCGGCATAGGCCATCGGATTGAGATGGCTTTCGCTGACTTGCGGAAGCGAGGTGTAGGTCGGCTCTCAAGCTGTTCCGGTCTTGCGTCGAGGCAGGCCCGGAGAACAGATATTCACTGGCGCCGGCTATGCGGCATGTCAGGTACGAACGGCAGCTTTGCGTCGAGGAGCGGATACGCTAATTGCCTGTTTTGAATGTCGGCTGTGGGCCGATCATGGCCGATTCTTGCGCTCCCGTATTGGCGTACGCCAATATAGGACGTCGAGGTGCGGCGTGGAATAGACCGATTAGGGGGCCGGTTGCAACGCTTACGCCTGAACCTCCCGGATGCTCTCAAGCGGAATGGGCATGCGATCCTTCATCCCTGCT encodes:
- a CDS encoding SIR2 family protein — translated: MNLDEAIQKIKIGKAVCFLGAGFSRGATDAEGREVLGEYELRKELFKIAEEDFDESVSLPDISNFCNKKSKETARELRLLILNRFTLTNPTVSQLEILKQPWRSVFTTNYDDIVEQAWDTGPSQIFSPAEPDKLLIGGRRLFYLHGRGRDIRSPAIDPLLILTSHEYASSTKAHQKLRDYFSNELATAEAIIFVGYSAKDLDFTRTLAALSGSIKNRILFIEAPNLKVFDRARIEDYGSIATIGTEGLADALRDTDVPDVLRHRPKFVNKISFDSSDRSLLKTATDREIHKQLITGVFDTSSYVAQKRDREQSSDAVTAIVERNEKLDRVFQLLRSGNSRVVVTADVGNGKTFFLRQVEQRGLEEGYQVYRIDGSGPEYSSELQNIVSKPGKKLFVVDDAIRYTRQISLIGSHLTSDCGLVLSNFNSFNRIGVRDLREVSHGQIFEVSVDKMTRAEIVQWRKYLDSWGLWGDRLAGLSGSEKEDYLTSQCGSEIRSTVVGIYKESNVAHRISGMIDYFLNSKGGRNKIEAFIGAVICSLVNRHVEWRNVVDWLQVDEAAFISDITESPIVNILVQRNGEFAPPSKQLARHFLEAGSLKSISKDDISDAYVKIVLGTARQIGDTRKSGDARENLKELMRFRILSLLFGDDHDSLSLISSIYNKLAADPEIQKRDQFWLQFAMSRMADEDIDLAEIYLKNAIGIAKGHGHDWDTKQIDDQFARLWLHKSLRSEQPNTTELHGAVKYLIKSLKDSPDDAIYPLRSLKLIEPALERHVDIIPGELLILFRELFDLMRPAIGKTGKVVGAERGETDVLRKHLQRSTLILNSA